In Rhodanobacter denitrificans, a single window of DNA contains:
- a CDS encoding GGDEF domain-containing protein produces MAGYEASEEDLALSPDALPPDAPAADSFVHSRLLDSVASFTHHRDIAALDHSLVLSLAELTAARRVVLAKRALDGAYVEAIMCCTPDAQGVYRLQADDPDAIDPALKLLHRCMHRLDVQTETVQGLHRLVVPILCDGRAIGALQLDSDLPPAASRSLTEGFARIYANYTVLLHESEHDKLTGLYNRRSLERQLQRLLHQHEQTLRVLPPARAVPGEPAAEPPQVWLAILDIDHFKRINDTYGHIYGDEVILLLAQQMRACFRRSDVLFRFGGEEFVILFGAASEGIVHAVLERFRQRIAEHVFPQVGSVTVSIGYAGVGRHDYPASALDRADKALYYAKQHGRNGTCGYESLSARGLLGREMAAGSIDLF; encoded by the coding sequence ATGGCCGGATACGAAGCCAGCGAAGAGGACCTTGCGCTGTCGCCCGACGCGCTGCCGCCCGACGCGCCGGCGGCCGATTCCTTCGTGCACTCGCGCCTGCTCGATTCGGTGGCCTCGTTCACCCACCACCGCGACATCGCCGCGCTCGACCACAGCCTGGTGCTGTCGTTGGCCGAACTGACCGCAGCGCGGCGGGTGGTGCTGGCCAAGCGGGCGCTCGACGGCGCCTACGTGGAGGCCATCATGTGTTGCACGCCGGACGCGCAGGGCGTCTATCGCCTGCAGGCGGACGACCCGGACGCTATCGATCCGGCGCTGAAGCTGCTGCACCGCTGCATGCACCGGCTGGACGTGCAGACGGAAACGGTGCAGGGCCTGCATCGACTGGTCGTGCCGATCCTGTGCGACGGCCGCGCGATCGGCGCGCTGCAGCTGGACAGCGACCTGCCGCCGGCTGCCAGCCGGTCGCTCACCGAGGGCTTTGCGCGCATCTACGCCAACTACACCGTGCTGCTGCACGAAAGCGAACACGACAAGCTGACCGGCCTGTACAACCGGCGCAGCCTCGAACGCCAGTTGCAGCGGCTGTTGCACCAGCACGAGCAGACGCTGCGCGTGCTGCCGCCGGCACGCGCAGTGCCCGGCGAGCCCGCCGCGGAGCCGCCGCAAGTGTGGCTGGCGATCCTCGACATCGACCACTTCAAGCGCATCAACGACACCTACGGGCACATCTACGGCGACGAGGTGATCCTGCTGCTGGCGCAGCAGATGCGTGCCTGCTTCCGCCGCAGCGACGTGCTGTTCCGCTTCGGCGGCGAGGAGTTCGTGATCCTGTTCGGCGCAGCCAGCGAGGGCATCGTGCACGCCGTGCTGGAGCGTTTCCGCCAGCGCATCGCCGAGCACGTGTTCCCGCAGGTGGGCAGCGTCACCGTCAGCATCGGCTACGCCGGCGTCGGTCGCCACGATTACCCGGCCAGCGCGCTGGATCGCGCCGACAAGGCGCTGTACTACGCCAAGCAGCACGGCCGCAACGGCACCTGCGGCTACGAGAGCCTGAGCGCGCGCGGCCTGCTCGGGCGGGAGATGGCGGCCGGCAGCATCGACCTGTTCTGA
- the ilvB gene encoding biosynthetic-type acetolactate synthase large subunit, with translation MNAQALKAETTTDRHPLAGHSMSGAEVIVQILADEGVDVLFGYSGGAILPVYDAVFRYNAGHPRADGSEPMPLIVPANEQGAGFMAAGYARASGKVGVAIVTSGPGATNMVTPVRDSMADSIPLVVICGQVGTAAIGSDAFQEAPVSNIMGACAKHVFLVTDATQLEAIVRTAFSLARSGRPGPVVVDVPKDVQNTALAWRGGGELALAGYRTRLRAVEQSTLSDADCATFFHALVRARRPLIYAGGGVIAAEASAALRAFVDAFGLPVATTLMGLGGFDSTDPLALHLLGMHGTAYANYAVEDCDFVLALGARFDDRVAGVPDKFAPRAKFIAQVDIDPAEIGKVKAVDWQHVGPLVRALERLTAYGRAHGLRPELDAWHAHVAELKRVHAMAYDRASALIQPYAVIEAINRHTRGHAIVSTGVGQHQMWAAQYFDFRAPRHWLTSGSMGTMGFGLPAAIGAQFARRDKLVIDIDGDASIRMNLGELETVTTYELPIKVVVLNNVGDGMVRQWQKLYFKGRFAASDKSLHKKDFVRAAQADGFGWARRLERVDELEATIADFLAYPGPAFLEVMIDPEAGVYPMVGPGASYAQMITGDFIPSRAAAAAGEGATSHMF, from the coding sequence GTGAATGCACAAGCACTGAAAGCCGAGACCACGACCGACCGGCACCCGCTGGCCGGCCACAGCATGAGCGGCGCCGAAGTGATCGTGCAGATACTCGCCGACGAGGGCGTCGACGTTCTGTTCGGCTACTCCGGTGGCGCGATCCTGCCGGTGTACGACGCGGTGTTCCGCTACAACGCCGGACACCCGCGCGCTGACGGCAGCGAACCGATGCCGTTGATCGTGCCGGCCAACGAGCAGGGCGCCGGCTTCATGGCCGCCGGCTACGCACGCGCTTCCGGCAAGGTCGGCGTGGCCATCGTCACCTCCGGTCCCGGCGCCACCAACATGGTCACGCCGGTACGCGACTCGATGGCCGATTCGATCCCGCTGGTGGTGATCTGCGGCCAGGTGGGCACCGCCGCAATCGGCAGCGACGCGTTCCAGGAGGCGCCGGTCAGCAACATCATGGGCGCCTGCGCCAAGCACGTGTTCCTGGTCACCGACGCGACGCAGCTGGAAGCGATCGTGCGTACCGCGTTCAGCCTGGCACGCAGCGGCCGGCCCGGTCCGGTGGTGGTGGACGTGCCCAAGGACGTGCAGAACACCGCGCTGGCCTGGCGCGGCGGCGGCGAGCTGGCACTGGCCGGCTACCGCACGCGGCTGCGTGCAGTGGAGCAGTCGACGCTGAGCGACGCCGACTGCGCGACGTTCTTCCACGCGCTGGTGCGGGCGCGGCGCCCGCTGATCTACGCCGGTGGCGGCGTGATCGCAGCGGAAGCGTCGGCCGCGCTGCGCGCCTTCGTCGACGCTTTCGGGCTGCCGGTCGCCACCACCCTGATGGGCCTGGGCGGCTTCGACAGCACCGACCCGCTGGCGCTGCACCTGCTCGGCATGCACGGCACCGCCTACGCGAACTACGCGGTGGAGGACTGCGACTTCGTGCTGGCGTTGGGCGCGCGCTTCGACGACCGCGTGGCCGGCGTACCGGACAAGTTCGCGCCGCGCGCGAAGTTCATCGCGCAGGTCGACATCGACCCGGCCGAGATCGGCAAGGTGAAGGCGGTCGACTGGCAGCACGTGGGGCCGCTGGTGCGCGCGCTGGAACGGCTCACCGCGTACGGCCGCGCGCACGGCCTGCGCCCCGAGCTGGACGCCTGGCATGCGCACGTGGCGGAACTGAAACGCGTGCACGCGATGGCCTACGACCGCGCCAGCGCACTGATCCAGCCGTACGCAGTGATCGAGGCGATCAACCGCCACACACGGGGCCATGCCATCGTCAGCACCGGCGTCGGCCAGCACCAGATGTGGGCGGCGCAGTATTTCGACTTTCGCGCGCCACGGCATTGGCTCACCTCCGGCTCGATGGGCACGATGGGCTTCGGCCTGCCGGCGGCGATCGGCGCGCAATTCGCGCGGCGCGACAAGCTGGTGATCGACATCGACGGCGACGCCAGCATCCGCATGAACCTCGGCGAGCTGGAAACCGTCACCACCTACGAGCTGCCGATCAAGGTGGTGGTGTTGAACAACGTCGGCGACGGCATGGTGCGGCAGTGGCAGAAGCTGTACTTCAAGGGCCGCTTCGCGGCGTCGGACAAGAGCCTGCACAAGAAGGACTTCGTGCGCGCCGCGCAGGCCGACGGCTTCGGCTGGGCGCGGCGGCTGGAACGCGTGGACGAGCTGGAGGCGACGATTGCCGACTTCCTCGCCTACCCCGGCCCGGCCTTCCTGGAAGTGATGATCGACCCGGAGGCCGGCGTATATCCGATGGTTGGCCCCGGCGCCAGCTACGCGCAGATGATCACCGGCGACTTCATTCCCTCGCGCGCGGCGGCGGCCGCGGGCGAGGGCGCGACGTCACACATGTTCTGA
- the leuD gene encoding 3-isopropylmalate dehydratase small subunit, producing MHPITRLHSRTAVLADENIDTDRIIPARFLTTTTRDGLGRLCFHDWRYQPDGSDNPVFPLNRPEARGCAILVAGNNFGCGSSREHAPWALLDYGIQAVLCSEIADIFRGNALKNGLLAIVIDEREHRWLLRHPGIELAIDVRGQYIALPDGGRIPFRLEPFARHCLLHGVDQLGYLLQHADAITHYEQQEQAA from the coding sequence ATGCACCCCATCACCCGCCTCCACTCGCGCACCGCCGTGCTGGCCGACGAGAACATCGACACCGACCGCATCATCCCGGCGCGCTTCCTCACCACCACCACCCGCGACGGGCTGGGCAGGCTGTGTTTCCACGACTGGCGCTACCAGCCCGACGGCAGCGACAACCCCGTCTTCCCGCTGAACCGGCCGGAAGCGCGCGGCTGCGCGATCCTCGTCGCCGGAAACAACTTCGGCTGCGGCTCCTCGCGCGAGCACGCGCCGTGGGCCTTGCTGGATTACGGCATCCAGGCGGTGCTGTGCAGCGAGATCGCGGACATCTTCCGCGGCAACGCGCTGAAGAACGGCCTGCTCGCCATCGTCATCGACGAGCGGGAGCACCGCTGGCTGCTCAGGCACCCCGGCATCGAGCTGGCGATCGACGTGCGCGGGCAATACATCGCGCTACCCGACGGCGGCCGCATCCCGTTCCGCCTGGAACCGTTCGCGCGGCACTGCCTGCTCCACGGCGTCGACCAGCTCGGCTACCTGCTGCAACACGCCGACGCGATCACTCATTACGAACAACAGGAGCAAGCGGCATGA
- a CDS encoding PspC domain-containing protein, translated as MQIVIHVGLSGHATAFQLDEDGYGSLRRYFERARAGLARDPDREEILRDLEQSIGEKLAVLPHAGGRVIAGHEVDSVLGQVGTVDPGSDNGHARRPPPMRPWRFCRIEQDKWIGGVCTGLAARSGVRVDWVRTIFILATVFTGGMMALVYLALVLALPVLRTRDDYEDMCRLSP; from the coding sequence ATGCAAATCGTGATCCATGTCGGCCTGAGCGGTCACGCGACGGCGTTCCAACTGGACGAGGATGGCTACGGATCCTTGCGCCGCTACTTCGAGCGCGCGCGTGCGGGGCTGGCGCGCGATCCCGATCGCGAGGAAATACTCCGCGACCTCGAGCAGTCGATCGGCGAAAAACTCGCGGTGTTGCCGCATGCCGGCGGGCGGGTCATCGCCGGCCACGAAGTCGATTCGGTGCTGGGGCAAGTCGGCACGGTCGATCCCGGCAGCGACAACGGCCATGCCCGCCGCCCGCCGCCGATGCGGCCCTGGCGGTTTTGCCGCATCGAGCAAGACAAGTGGATCGGTGGCGTTTGCACCGGACTGGCGGCACGTTCGGGCGTCCGCGTCGACTGGGTGCGGACCATCTTCATCCTGGCGACGGTTTTCACCGGCGGCATGATGGCGCTGGTCTACCTCGCCCTGGTGCTCGCACTGCCGGTGCTCCGGACGCGCGACGATTACGAGGACATGTGCCGTTTGTCGCCGTAG
- the leuB gene encoding 3-isopropylmalate dehydrogenase, which yields MKARIVTLPGDGVGPEVTAAAVAVLKTVAARYEHVFAFEQQLIGGIAIDATGEPLPAAALAACQSADAVLLGAVGGPQWSDPNAPVRPEQGLLALRAALGVYANLRPLQVHPALANLSPLKNDKLKHVDVLFVRELTGGAYFGAKTRSADAATDECRYTVAEIERVVRRAFELARGRRHHVTSVDKANVLETSRLWRSTVQRIAADYPDVKLEHQLVDSMAMLLLTRPNRYDVVVTENLFGDILTDEAAALAGSLGLLPSASLGDGRRGLYEPIHGSAPDIAGQGVANPIGAILSAALLLRHSLGLEAEAVAVESAVEQVLRHGPHSRDIGGSAGTDEVRDAVIAAIDDHADTAAAFFAGARACG from the coding sequence ATGAAGGCACGCATCGTTACCCTGCCCGGCGACGGCGTCGGCCCCGAGGTCACCGCCGCCGCGGTGGCCGTGTTGAAAACCGTGGCCGCGCGCTATGAGCACGTGTTCGCGTTCGAGCAGCAGCTGATCGGCGGCATCGCGATCGACGCCACCGGCGAACCGCTGCCGGCCGCCGCGCTGGCGGCGTGCCAGTCCGCCGATGCGGTGCTGCTGGGTGCCGTCGGCGGTCCGCAGTGGTCCGATCCGAACGCACCGGTGCGGCCCGAACAGGGCCTGCTGGCGCTGCGCGCCGCGCTCGGCGTGTACGCGAACCTGCGCCCGCTGCAGGTGCACCCGGCGCTGGCCAACCTGTCGCCGCTGAAGAACGACAAGCTGAAGCACGTCGACGTGCTGTTCGTGCGCGAGCTCACCGGCGGCGCCTATTTCGGCGCGAAGACGCGCAGCGCCGATGCCGCCACCGACGAGTGCCGGTACACCGTGGCCGAGATCGAGCGCGTGGTGCGCCGTGCGTTCGAGCTGGCGCGCGGCCGCCGTCATCACGTCACTTCGGTCGACAAGGCGAACGTGCTGGAAACCTCGCGGCTGTGGCGCAGCACGGTGCAGCGCATCGCCGCCGACTACCCCGACGTGAAGCTCGAGCACCAGCTGGTCGACTCGATGGCGATGCTGCTGCTGACCCGGCCGAACCGCTACGACGTGGTGGTCACCGAGAACCTGTTCGGCGACATCCTCACCGACGAGGCCGCCGCGCTGGCCGGCTCGCTCGGCCTGCTGCCGTCGGCCTCGCTGGGCGACGGCCGGCGCGGGCTGTACGAGCCGATCCACGGCTCGGCGCCGGACATCGCCGGGCAAGGCGTGGCCAACCCGATCGGCGCGATCCTCTCCGCCGCGCTGCTGCTGCGCCATTCGCTGGGACTGGAAGCGGAGGCGGTCGCGGTGGAGTCGGCGGTCGAGCAGGTGCTGCGGCACGGCCCGCACAGCCGCGACATCGGCGGCAGCGCCGGCACCGACGAGGTGCGCGATGCGGTGATCGCCGCGATCGACGACCACGCCGACACCGCCGCCGCGTTCTTCGCCGGAGCGCGCGCATGCGGCTGA
- the ilvC gene encoding ketol-acid reductoisomerase has translation MSHHTLASSRIAVLGYGSQGRAHALNLRDSGLDVVVGLRPNGPTWHKAKADGFTVAEPAEAVKGADLVAVLTPDMVQPALYKEAIEPNLKPGAALLFAHGFNVHFGQITPRADIDVILVAPKGPGALVRSEYERGRGVPCIWAVHQDVSGHAEAKTKGYADGIGGNRAMLIQTDFKEETETDLFGEQAVLCGGASELVTKGFETLVEAGYQPEIAYYEVMHELKLIVDLFYEGGLAKMLQFVSETAQYGDYVSGPRIVDAGTKARMKGVLSDIQDGTFAKNWIAEYQAGLPNYKRLKQADLEHPIEVVGAKLRARMPWLQPNTPPAAVAPLKKAG, from the coding sequence ATGAGCCACCACACCCTCGCCTCATCCCGCATCGCCGTGCTCGGCTACGGCAGCCAGGGCCGCGCGCACGCGCTCAACCTGCGCGACTCCGGCCTCGACGTCGTGGTCGGCCTGCGCCCGAACGGCCCGACCTGGCACAAGGCCAAGGCCGACGGCTTTACTGTCGCCGAACCGGCCGAGGCGGTGAAAGGCGCCGACCTGGTCGCCGTGCTCACCCCCGACATGGTGCAGCCCGCGCTGTACAAGGAAGCGATCGAGCCGAACCTCAAACCCGGTGCGGCACTCCTGTTCGCGCACGGCTTCAACGTGCACTTCGGACAGATCACGCCGCGCGCGGACATCGACGTGATCCTGGTCGCGCCGAAAGGTCCCGGCGCGCTGGTGCGCAGCGAGTACGAGCGCGGCCGCGGCGTGCCGTGCATCTGGGCCGTGCACCAGGACGTCAGCGGCCACGCCGAGGCGAAGACGAAGGGCTACGCCGACGGCATCGGCGGCAACCGCGCGATGCTCATCCAGACCGACTTCAAGGAAGAGACCGAGACGGATCTGTTCGGCGAACAGGCGGTGCTGTGCGGCGGCGCCAGCGAGCTGGTGACCAAGGGCTTCGAGACCCTGGTCGAGGCCGGCTACCAGCCGGAGATCGCCTATTACGAGGTGATGCACGAGCTGAAGCTGATCGTCGACCTGTTCTACGAGGGCGGCCTGGCCAAGATGCTGCAGTTCGTCTCCGAGACCGCGCAGTACGGCGACTACGTCAGCGGCCCGCGCATCGTCGATGCCGGCACCAAGGCGCGCATGAAGGGGGTGCTCAGCGACATCCAGGACGGCACCTTCGCGAAGAACTGGATCGCCGAATACCAGGCCGGCCTGCCGAACTACAAGCGCCTGAAGCAGGCCGACCTCGAGCATCCGATCGAGGTGGTCGGCGCGAAGCTGCGCGCACGGATGCCGTGGCTGCAGCCGAACACGCCGCCCGCCGCCGTCGCGCCGCTGAAGAAAGCCGGCTGA
- the ubiA gene encoding 4-hydroxybenzoate octaprenyltransferase — MQPADSSTRATRVLDWLLCRLPAHHRAKARDYLVLTRMDRPIGALLLLWPTWWALWLAAGDFPPWQPLLIFTLGVFAMRAAGCAINDYADRQLDPLVERTAGRPIASGRVTPREALVVFATLLAFSFVLVLFTNALTIRLAFAGAALAAIYPFTKRWTYVPQVVLGAAFGWSIPMAFAAVTHTVPPLGWLLFIGNILWTVIYDTEYAMVDRDDDRKVGAKSTAILFGDADLPILGMLMGTFLLAMLFVGRRAALGWPYWLALLAAAGLFGWQLWLIRARARDACLAAFRHNNWLGLALWIGIVLALAVR; from the coding sequence ATGCAGCCGGCGGACAGCTCGACCCGTGCCACGCGGGTGCTGGACTGGCTGCTGTGCCGGCTGCCGGCGCACCATCGCGCGAAGGCGCGCGACTACCTGGTGCTGACCCGGATGGATCGCCCGATCGGCGCGCTGCTGCTGCTGTGGCCAACCTGGTGGGCGCTGTGGCTGGCAGCCGGCGATTTCCCGCCGTGGCAGCCGCTGCTGATCTTCACCCTCGGCGTGTTCGCGATGCGCGCGGCCGGCTGCGCGATCAACGACTACGCCGACCGCCAGCTCGATCCGCTGGTGGAGCGCACCGCCGGGCGGCCGATCGCCAGCGGGCGGGTGACGCCACGCGAGGCGCTGGTGGTATTCGCCACGCTGCTGGCGTTCTCCTTCGTGCTGGTGCTGTTCACCAACGCGCTGACCATCCGGCTGGCGTTCGCCGGCGCCGCGCTGGCGGCGATCTACCCGTTCACCAAGCGCTGGACCTACGTGCCGCAGGTGGTGCTGGGCGCCGCATTCGGCTGGTCGATCCCGATGGCATTCGCCGCGGTGACGCACACGGTACCGCCGCTGGGCTGGCTGCTGTTCATCGGCAACATCCTGTGGACGGTGATATACGACACCGAGTACGCGATGGTCGACCGCGACGACGACCGCAAGGTCGGCGCGAAATCCACCGCGATCCTGTTCGGCGACGCCGACCTGCCGATCCTCGGCATGCTGATGGGCACCTTCCTGCTGGCGATGCTGTTCGTCGGCCGGCGCGCCGCGCTGGGCTGGCCGTACTGGCTGGCGCTGCTGGCCGCCGCCGGCCTGTTCGGCTGGCAGCTGTGGCTGATCCGCGCGCGCGCCCGCGACGCCTGCCTGGCCGCGTTCCGCCACAACAACTGGCTGGGGCTGGCGCTGTGGATCGGCATCGTGCTGGCGCTGGCGGTGCGCTGA
- the ilvA gene encoding threonine ammonia-lyase, biosynthetic, with product MNAVAPLVDDDHADLLAQIRAARVYEVAQVSALEPAPLLDERLGRPVLLKREDQQSVFSFKLRGAYNRMVQLDAAQRARGVVAASAGNHAQGVALAAAKLGIRATIVMPVTAPQLKVDAVRRFGGAMVDVVLAGDSYSDAQAAAAQLQAERGAVFVHPFDDPAVIAGQGTVALEILRQHPGPLEAVFVPVGGGGLAAGVAACIKALRPAVRVIGVQAADSDAMARSLDAGERVVLDEVGLFADGTAVKQVGALTFALCRQHLDAMLRVDADAVCAAIRDIYQDTRSVPEPAGALALAGLKQYAAAHGGGAGALVAIVSGANMNFDRLRFVAERAELGEQREAVFAVTIPEERGSFRRFCAALGRHAITEFNYRIGDARSAHIFVGVCIARRGEREALAAAFCAQQFDVLDLTDDELAKLHLRHMIGGRSPLARDERLYRFEFPERPGALTDFLGRLHPDWNVSLFHYRNHGADHGRILVGLQVPAAELPLLRQFLAALGYPHVDESAHPAYRRLLRS from the coding sequence ATGAACGCCGTCGCCCCGCTCGTCGACGACGATCACGCCGACCTGCTGGCGCAGATCCGTGCCGCGCGCGTCTACGAGGTGGCGCAGGTCTCCGCGCTGGAACCGGCGCCGCTGCTCGACGAGCGGCTGGGCCGGCCGGTGCTGCTGAAGCGCGAGGACCAGCAAAGCGTGTTCTCGTTCAAGCTGCGCGGCGCGTACAACCGCATGGTGCAGCTGGACGCGGCGCAGCGCGCGCGCGGCGTGGTCGCCGCTTCCGCCGGCAACCACGCGCAGGGCGTGGCGCTGGCCGCGGCGAAGCTGGGCATCCGCGCCACCATCGTGATGCCGGTGACCGCACCGCAGCTGAAGGTGGACGCGGTGCGCCGCTTCGGCGGGGCGATGGTGGACGTCGTGCTGGCCGGCGATTCCTACAGCGACGCGCAGGCGGCGGCCGCGCAGCTGCAGGCCGAACGCGGCGCGGTGTTCGTGCACCCGTTCGACGACCCGGCGGTGATCGCCGGCCAGGGCACGGTGGCGCTGGAGATCCTGCGCCAGCACCCGGGTCCGCTGGAGGCGGTGTTCGTGCCGGTCGGCGGCGGCGGCCTCGCCGCCGGCGTGGCCGCGTGCATCAAGGCGCTGCGGCCCGCGGTACGGGTGATCGGCGTGCAGGCGGCGGACTCGGACGCGATGGCGCGCTCGCTCGACGCCGGCGAGCGTGTCGTGTTGGACGAGGTCGGCCTGTTCGCCGACGGCACCGCGGTGAAGCAGGTCGGCGCGCTGACCTTCGCGCTGTGCCGGCAGCATCTGGACGCGATGCTGCGGGTGGATGCCGACGCGGTCTGCGCGGCGATCCGTGACATCTACCAGGACACCCGCAGCGTGCCCGAACCCGCTGGCGCGCTGGCGCTGGCCGGGCTGAAGCAATACGCCGCCGCGCACGGCGGCGGCGCGGGCGCGCTGGTGGCGATCGTCTCCGGCGCGAACATGAATTTCGACCGCCTGCGCTTCGTCGCCGAGCGTGCCGAGCTAGGCGAGCAGCGCGAGGCGGTGTTCGCGGTGACCATCCCGGAGGAGCGCGGCAGCTTCCGCCGCTTCTGCGCCGCGCTGGGCCGGCACGCCATCACCGAGTTCAACTACCGCATCGGCGACGCGCGCTCGGCGCACATCTTCGTGGGCGTGTGCATCGCCCGCCGCGGTGAGCGCGAGGCGCTGGCCGCCGCGTTCTGCGCGCAGCAGTTCGACGTGCTCGACCTCACCGACGACGAGCTGGCCAAGCTGCACCTGCGCCACATGATCGGCGGCCGTTCGCCGCTGGCACGGGACGAGCGGCTGTACCGCTTCGAGTTCCCCGAGCGTCCCGGCGCGCTCACCGACTTCCTCGGACGGCTGCACCCGGACTGGAACGTCAGCCTGTTCCACTACCGCAACCACGGCGCCGACCACGGCCGCATCCTGGTCGGCCTGCAGGTGCCGGCGGCCGAGCTGCCGCTGCTGCGGCAGTTCCTGGCTGCGCTTGGCTATCCGCATGTGGACGAGAGCGCACACCCGGCCTACCGGCGGCTGCTGCGCAGCTGA
- the ilvN gene encoding acetolactate synthase small subunit, giving the protein MNHTLSILLQNEAGALVRVAGLFAARGYNIDTLTVAATHDPAVSRLTLSLQCDDAALGQILQQTRKLVDVLQVAHPAAALAA; this is encoded by the coding sequence ATGAACCACACCTTGTCCATCCTGCTGCAGAACGAAGCCGGCGCGCTGGTGCGCGTGGCCGGGCTGTTCGCCGCGCGCGGCTACAACATCGACACGCTGACCGTGGCGGCCACGCACGATCCCGCCGTCTCGCGGCTCACGCTGAGCCTGCAATGCGACGACGCGGCGCTCGGCCAGATCCTGCAGCAGACGCGCAAGCTGGTCGACGTGCTGCAGGTGGCGCATCCGGCTGCCGCGCTCGCGGCATGA
- a CDS encoding dihydroxy-acid dehydratase — translation MRSDLIKSGPDRAPARAMLRATGLDDAALKKPLVAVVHTWSDVSPCNLNLRELAQAAMAGVRAAGGTPVEFNTIAVTDGIAMGTPGMRYSLVSREVITDSIEAAVEGHLCDAMVVLCGCDKTIPAAAMAMARLDIPAVALYGGTIAHGLHRNRPITIQQVFEAVGAHGAGKIDDAELRQVECDACGGAGACGGQFTANTMAMVLTTLGLSPMGLNDIPATHPDKLAAARRCGELVMDCLREGRTPRALISRTAMHNAARMVAATAGSTNAVLHLLAIAREAGVEWSLEDFQPATESTPVIADLLPGGRYTAVEMFDAGGAARVAQELIAAGMLEDAATVTGRSLFAETAAAPRVAQQRVIHPVVAPLKPRGGYSILYGNLAPDGCILKIPGKHSAGHGGTRFEGSARVFESEEAAFAAVQEGRIAKGDVVVIRNEGPAGGPGMREMLGVTAALIGRGLGDDVALITDGRFSGATHGFMVGHIAPEAARGGPIALLADGDRIRIDALAREMSTDADLAARRARWQPPAPKVSRGVLAKFALLVGSASDGATTQPANPAPRPTTTASNQGVTA, via the coding sequence ATGCGCAGTGACCTGATCAAGAGCGGCCCGGACCGCGCCCCCGCCCGCGCCATGCTGCGCGCCACCGGCCTGGACGATGCGGCGCTGAAGAAGCCGCTGGTGGCGGTGGTGCACACCTGGTCGGACGTGTCGCCATGCAACCTCAACCTGCGCGAGCTGGCGCAGGCGGCGATGGCAGGCGTGCGCGCCGCCGGCGGCACGCCGGTGGAGTTCAACACCATCGCGGTCACCGACGGCATCGCCATGGGCACGCCGGGCATGCGCTATTCGCTGGTGAGCCGCGAGGTGATCACCGACTCGATCGAGGCGGCGGTGGAAGGCCACCTGTGCGACGCCATGGTGGTGCTGTGCGGCTGCGACAAGACCATTCCCGCCGCAGCGATGGCGATGGCGCGGCTGGACATCCCCGCGGTGGCGCTCTACGGCGGCACCATCGCGCACGGCCTGCACAGGAACCGGCCGATCACCATCCAGCAGGTGTTCGAGGCGGTGGGCGCGCACGGCGCCGGCAAGATCGACGACGCCGAGCTGCGCCAGGTGGAGTGCGACGCCTGCGGCGGCGCCGGCGCCTGCGGCGGCCAGTTCACCGCCAACACCATGGCGATGGTGCTGACCACGCTGGGGCTGTCGCCGATGGGGCTGAACGACATTCCCGCCACCCACCCGGACAAGCTCGCCGCCGCTCGCCGCTGCGGCGAGCTGGTGATGGATTGCCTGCGCGAGGGCCGCACGCCGCGTGCCCTGATCAGCCGCACCGCGATGCACAACGCCGCGCGCATGGTCGCGGCCACCGCCGGCTCCACCAACGCGGTGCTGCACCTGCTCGCGATCGCCCGCGAGGCCGGCGTGGAATGGTCGCTGGAGGATTTCCAGCCGGCCACCGAAAGCACCCCGGTGATCGCCGACCTGTTGCCCGGCGGCCGCTACACCGCGGTGGAGATGTTCGACGCCGGCGGCGCCGCGCGCGTGGCGCAGGAGCTGATCGCCGCCGGCATGCTGGAGGACGCCGCCACCGTCACCGGCCGCAGCCTGTTCGCCGAAACCGCCGCGGCGCCGCGCGTCGCGCAGCAGCGGGTGATCCATCCGGTCGTCGCACCGCTGAAGCCGCGCGGCGGCTACTCCATCCTCTACGGCAACCTGGCGCCGGACGGCTGCATCCTGAAGATCCCCGGCAAGCACAGCGCCGGCCACGGCGGCACCCGCTTCGAGGGCAGCGCCCGCGTGTTCGAGAGCGAGGAGGCCGCCTTCGCCGCCGTGCAGGAAGGCCGCATCGCGAAGGGCGACGTGGTGGTGATCCGCAACGAAGGCCCGGCCGGCGGCCCCGGCATGCGCGAGATGCTCGGCGTCACCGCCGCGCTGATCGGCCGCGGCCTCGGCGACGACGTGGCGCTGATCACCGACGGTCGTTTCTCCGGCGCCACCCACGGCTTCATGGTCGGCCACATCGCCCCGGAAGCCGCCCGCGGCGGCCCGATCGCGCTGCTCGCCGACGGTGACCGCATCCGCATCGACGCGCTCGCCCGCGAAATGTCCACCGACGCCGACCTCGCCGCGCGCCGCGCGCGGTGGCAACCGCCGGCGCCGAAAGTCAGTCGCGGCGTGCTGGCCAAGTTCGCCCTGCTGGTGGGCTCGGCTTCCGACGGCGCCACCACGCAACCCGCCAACCCTGCCCCACGCCCTACCACCACCGCATCCAACCAGGGAGTCACCGCATGA